In the genome of Notamacropus eugenii isolate mMacEug1 chromosome 5, mMacEug1.pri_v2, whole genome shotgun sequence, one region contains:
- the LOC140507550 gene encoding olfactory receptor 52B4-like, translated as MASLNHTSFSHTVFILVGIPGLEDQHMWISIPFLISYITAIMGNSLLIYLIVTERTLHEPMYFFLSMLASADIVFSTTAVPKSLSIFWFNDREISLGECITQLFFIHSTYVTESGLLLVMAFDHYIAICYPLRYNMILTNFVTGNIGLAVLLRSIGIIFPIIFLLTRLTFCRNNILPHTCCEHIGLAKYACGDIRANIWYGLFVLLSTVVLDIILIAISYGLLLQAVFHIPSKNAHHKALNTCGSHVCVIALFYVPGIFTIPIQRFGHNIPSHVHILLANVCALVPPMLNPIIYGVRTKQIRDRFLYVFFPREKWLWRMCPRRIIFQMLSRQD; from the coding sequence ATGGCCAGTCTCAACCATACCAGTTTTAGCCACACTGTTTTCATCCTGGTAGGTATCCCTGGCCTGGAGGACCAGCACATGTGGATTTCTATCCCCTTCCTGATATCCTACATCACTGCCATCATGGGGAATTCCCTCCTCATCTATCTCATTGTCACTGAAAGAACCCTCCATGAACCCATGTATTTCTTTCTGTCCATGCTGGCATCTGCTGATATTGTATTTTCCACCACTGCTGTTCCCAAATCATTGTCAATCTTCTGGTTCAATGACAGAGAGATCTCCCTTGGTGAGTGCATTACACAACTATTCTTTATTCATTCTACATATGTGACAGAGTCAGGGTTGCTGTTAGTGATGGCTTTTGATCACTACATTGCAATCTGCTACCCTCTGAGATATAACATGATTCTCACCAATTTCGTCACTGGAAACATTGGTTTGGCTGTCCTGTTAAGAAGCATTGGTATCATTTTTCCTATCATATTCCTTTTGACTAGGCTGACTTTCTGCAGAAATAACATTCTTCCCCACACATGCTGTGAGCACATTGGTTTGGCCAAGTATGCTTGTGGTGACATCCGTGCAAATATCTGGTATGGACTATTTGTCCTTTTATCAACAGTAGTCTTAGATATTATCCTCATAGCAATTTCTTATGGGCTGCTTCTCCAAGCTGtcttccatatcccctccaaaaaTGCTCATCACAAAGCTCTCAACACCTGTGGTTCCCATGTCTGTGTCATTGCTCTCTTCTATGTTCCAGGAATCTTCACAATTCCTATCCAACGTTTTGGGCACAATATCCCATCTCATGTCCATATCTTATTAGCCAATGTGTGTGCTCTGGTCCCACCCATGCTAAATCCCATTATCTATGGGGTCAGGACAAAACAGATCAGAGACAGATTCCTATATGTGTTTTTTCCAAGAGAAAAATGGCTTTGGAGAATGTGTCCCAGGAGAATCATTTTTCAGATGTTGTCCAGACAGGATTGA